A portion of the Krasilnikovia cinnamomea genome contains these proteins:
- a CDS encoding aspartate aminotransferase family protein, whose protein sequence is MQTLEATAVAPAVDLGEPGPIGRELLDHQSRTESNARTYPRRLPIAIGEASGSYITDVDGRRYIDFLTGAGVLALGHNHPDLITAVQGQLTKLTHGLDMPTPVREEFKRRQLGMLPESMRDSMKMHFCGPTGADGVEAAIKLCKKATGRGNVIAFQGSYHGSTHAAMSLTSETAPKTGLTNLLPGVHFAPYGYCHRCPLSLTPDTCVTNCAEFLANTLNDTHGGIQKPAAIIMELVQGEGGSIPAPVPFVRRIAELAKSLDIPLIVDEVQTGCGRTGTWFSFEQYGIEPDVIVASKGLSGMGLPVSVIMYHERLDVWTPGSHIGTFRGNNLAFASANAYLDVLARDNLLAHVRERSAQLMAGLRQIQIDTTLVSDVRGRGLMLGMEMSGRGTAGASEVASRFQREALRRGLIVEIGGREDCVVRLLPALNVPAETVDEALAVMRDAARAVQDDLTGAVA, encoded by the coding sequence ATGCAGACCTTGGAAGCGACCGCGGTCGCGCCCGCCGTCGACCTCGGCGAGCCCGGACCGATCGGCCGGGAGCTGCTGGACCACCAGTCCAGGACCGAGTCCAACGCCCGCACCTACCCGCGCCGGCTGCCGATCGCCATCGGCGAGGCGTCCGGCTCGTACATCACCGACGTCGACGGCCGGCGCTACATCGACTTCCTCACCGGCGCCGGGGTGCTGGCGCTGGGCCACAACCACCCCGACCTGATCACGGCGGTCCAGGGCCAGCTCACCAAGCTCACCCACGGCCTGGACATGCCCACCCCGGTCCGGGAGGAGTTCAAGCGCCGCCAGCTCGGCATGCTGCCCGAGTCGATGCGCGACTCGATGAAGATGCACTTCTGCGGCCCGACCGGCGCCGACGGCGTCGAGGCGGCCATCAAGCTATGCAAGAAGGCCACCGGCCGGGGCAACGTCATCGCGTTCCAGGGCTCGTACCACGGCTCCACGCACGCGGCGATGTCGCTGACCTCGGAGACCGCGCCCAAGACCGGTCTGACGAACCTGCTGCCCGGCGTCCACTTCGCACCGTACGGCTACTGCCACCGGTGCCCGCTGAGCCTGACGCCGGACACCTGCGTCACCAACTGCGCCGAGTTCCTGGCGAACACGCTCAACGACACGCACGGCGGCATCCAGAAGCCCGCCGCGATCATCATGGAGCTGGTCCAGGGCGAGGGCGGGTCGATCCCCGCGCCGGTGCCGTTCGTGCGGCGCATCGCGGAGCTGGCCAAGAGCCTGGACATCCCGCTGATCGTCGACGAGGTGCAGACCGGCTGCGGCCGTACCGGCACCTGGTTCTCGTTCGAGCAGTACGGCATCGAGCCGGACGTGATCGTGGCCTCCAAGGGCCTGTCCGGGATGGGCCTGCCCGTCTCGGTGATCATGTACCACGAGCGGCTGGACGTGTGGACGCCCGGCAGCCACATCGGCACCTTCCGGGGCAACAACCTGGCCTTCGCCAGCGCCAACGCGTACCTGGACGTGCTCGCCCGCGACAACCTGCTGGCCCACGTCCGCGAGCGCAGCGCGCAGCTGATGGCGGGGCTGCGGCAGATCCAGATCGACACCACGCTGGTCAGCGACGTCCGCGGCCGGGGCCTGATGCTGGGCATGGAGATGTCCGGCCGGGGTACGGCCGGCGCGTCCGAGGTGGCCTCCCGGTTCCAGCGGGAGGCGCTGCGGCGCGGGCTGATCGTCGAGATCGGCGGCCGGGAGGACTGCGTGGTGCGGCTGCTGCCCGCCCTCAACGTCCCCGCCGAGACCGTCGACGAGGCCCTCGCCGTCATGCGCGACGCCGCCCGCGCCGTGCAGGACGATCTCACCGGGGCGGTGGCGTGA
- a CDS encoding lysine N(6)-hydroxylase/L-ornithine N(5)-oxygenase family protein, with translation MYDVLCVGFGPANIALAVALDELWPAARVKFVEREPAPSWQPAMMLDGADIQNHPSRDLVTPRNPRSRYTFTNYLHEHGRLFKHLNLPSHHPLRKEYAGYVKWVAETVPADVDYGQNVTAIRLAEADASTGAKPVEVLTADGRRYLGRSAVVAPGRSPYVPPVFEALPFPQAAHTSRFLPAIADLDRDFAGTLAVVGASQSAIEVILDLMGRFPAARIVNVMSGYGYRLKDTSPFSEEVYFPEFVDYYYRASEDGKQRLRDLLRPTNYSAADRDVIDTLYLKMYEDELDGRQRVTMRGNRLITAAHQDGAGVTLDLTERITGEQEQLTVDRVVLATGYRDLGTKGRTEQLPPLLREVAGVLAVDPETGLSVGFDYRVENSTAGRGAPPIYINGLCESTHGLGDAGSFSLLALRSQAIVDSLRQRLSAPEGATPATDLVGAASLAATR, from the coding sequence GTGTACGACGTCCTTTGTGTCGGATTCGGACCTGCGAACATCGCGCTCGCCGTTGCGCTCGACGAACTGTGGCCGGCCGCCCGGGTCAAGTTCGTGGAACGCGAGCCCGCGCCGAGCTGGCAGCCGGCGATGATGCTCGACGGCGCCGACATCCAGAACCACCCGAGCCGCGACCTGGTCACACCGCGCAACCCGCGCAGCCGCTACACCTTCACCAACTACCTGCACGAGCACGGCCGGCTGTTCAAGCACCTGAACCTGCCCAGCCACCACCCGCTGCGCAAGGAGTACGCCGGCTACGTCAAGTGGGTCGCCGAGACCGTGCCCGCCGACGTCGACTACGGCCAGAACGTCACCGCGATCCGGCTGGCCGAGGCCGACGCCTCGACCGGCGCGAAGCCGGTCGAGGTGCTCACCGCCGACGGCCGCCGCTACCTCGGCCGCTCGGCCGTGGTCGCGCCCGGGCGCAGCCCGTACGTTCCGCCGGTGTTCGAGGCCCTGCCGTTCCCGCAGGCCGCGCACACCTCGCGGTTCCTGCCCGCCATCGCGGACCTGGACCGCGACTTCGCGGGCACCCTGGCCGTGGTGGGTGCCAGCCAGAGCGCCATCGAGGTGATCCTCGACCTGATGGGCCGGTTCCCGGCCGCCCGCATCGTCAACGTGATGTCGGGCTACGGCTACCGGCTCAAGGACACCAGCCCGTTCTCCGAGGAGGTCTACTTCCCGGAGTTCGTCGACTACTACTACCGGGCCTCCGAGGACGGCAAGCAGCGGCTGCGTGACCTGCTGCGCCCCACCAACTACTCCGCCGCCGACCGCGACGTCATCGACACCCTCTACCTGAAGATGTACGAGGACGAGCTGGACGGCCGGCAGCGGGTCACCATGCGCGGCAACCGGCTGATCACCGCGGCGCACCAGGACGGCGCCGGGGTGACCCTGGACCTGACCGAGCGCATCACCGGCGAGCAGGAGCAGCTCACCGTCGACCGGGTGGTCCTCGCGACCGGCTACCGCGACCTGGGCACCAAGGGCCGCACCGAGCAGCTTCCGCCGCTGCTGCGGGAGGTCGCCGGCGTGCTGGCCGTCGACCCCGAGACCGGACTGTCGGTCGGCTTCGACTACCGCGTGGAGAACAGCACGGCGGGCCGGGGCGCGCCGCCGATCTACATCAACGGCCTGTGCGAGTCCACCCACGGCCTCGGCGACGCCGGCTCGTTCAGCCTGCTCGCGCTGCGTTCCCAGGCCATCGTGGACAGCCTTCGCCAGCGCCTTTCCGCACCCGAGGGCGCGACGCCCGCCACCGACCTGGTCGGTGCCGCGAGCCTCGCCGCGACCCGATAG
- a CDS encoding homoserine O-acetyltransferase/O-succinyltransferase family protein encodes MTAALTHRDTGLLTAEPRRTPRIGIINLMPQAQQYEQWLLPQLSAARPFEPVWIRLNERKFSLDDPAHIAAQYVRHADAVAHAPLDALIVTGAAVEHLPYEEVRFLPELAPIVQRTAEAGTPVLGLCWGALAVAHILYGLPKQTYPVKVSGIYETDRLVDDGPIAAVLDDRFWSTHSRFAGFDDDALDASGTVRAVARSAEAGTVIAESHDHGVVMHIGHPEYAGGRLADEYHRDLGAGLPDVRPPANVDLTQPVNLWRSHSLIFFASWVRLVHQRMAAR; translated from the coding sequence ATGACCGCGGCCCTCACCCACCGGGACACCGGCCTGCTCACGGCGGAGCCGCGGCGCACCCCGCGGATCGGGATCATCAACCTGATGCCGCAGGCCCAGCAGTACGAGCAGTGGCTGCTGCCGCAGCTGTCGGCGGCGCGCCCGTTCGAGCCGGTGTGGATCCGGCTCAACGAGCGCAAGTTCTCCCTCGACGACCCCGCTCACATCGCCGCCCAGTACGTCCGGCACGCCGACGCCGTCGCCCACGCGCCCCTGGACGCCCTGATCGTCACCGGCGCGGCCGTGGAGCACCTGCCCTACGAGGAGGTGCGGTTCCTGCCGGAGCTGGCCCCGATCGTGCAGCGCACCGCCGAGGCGGGCACGCCCGTGCTCGGTCTGTGCTGGGGCGCCCTGGCCGTGGCCCACATCCTGTACGGGCTGCCCAAGCAGACGTACCCGGTGAAGGTCTCCGGCATCTACGAGACCGACCGGCTGGTGGACGACGGGCCCATCGCCGCCGTCCTCGACGACCGGTTCTGGTCCACGCACAGCCGCTTCGCCGGGTTCGACGACGACGCGCTCGACGCGAGCGGCACCGTGCGGGCGGTGGCCCGTTCCGCCGAGGCGGGCACGGTCATCGCCGAGTCCCACGACCACGGCGTGGTCATGCACATCGGCCACCCCGAGTACGCGGGCGGCCGGCTGGCCGACGAATACCACCGCGACCTGGGCGCGGGCCTGCCCGACGTGCGCCCACCGGCCAACGTCGACCTGACCCAGCCGGTCAACCTCTGGCGCAGCCACAGCCTGATCTTCTTCGCCAGCTGGGTGCGCCTGGTCCACCAGCGGATGGCCGCCCGATGA